One segment of Radiobacillus kanasensis DNA contains the following:
- a CDS encoding SEC-C metal-binding domain-containing protein, with translation MGNVGRNDPCPCGSGKKYKKCCMSNVVSLDQVVGSELDRMQFELVNYGEINHEFEVSKIIDKHLDSIPLSEDDESLTATLILMWITFKVPLKSGHTIMEEFIQEKQKEKSVRPSVLKQLETWLDTSSSFSIITNFIDDEWLEVEDLFTAEKIKVQIKRKEFQLEVGGLLFGHLLPYGSYYSYWAFPLDFPAKESKELQTIIKSELENSEITDEKQFMDKNYPDYVKSFITGENFFPYTEMEIEWDDPIYEMVADLYEEQVEELIDDPDDLIESAKLLWNAYCHKAHPTIRKPEVFAAALHYFMDVNLPSFTYFTQKDVAEMYGVSVTSVSRAYRQLEDGLKEELEMMEGFLDEMLDMDDEDFLDEMFLEDMDEDDEFEEGPFNRMVLEKTMREATEAIQGQDFDSIDELNNYVNNLINLPNPRGNRELTDRDKAMDLVYEAFETNGPKQKKLAKEALKLDSNNADAYNLLGDAETSPFKALDWYKQGMEAGERELGKDFLEDKDNQGMFWVILETRPYMRAKYNYALTLAELAKTDEAVKHFEELLILNENDNQGVRYVLFIMYVQKRDYQKAKNLLDRFQEDYTADGAYNLVLIEYLMNGLSPKLNKLLDKAKEVNPNVIDYLVGKKRLPQTVPMSYQPGDSKEAAFYAHQSLNLWKRERELVEWLKS, from the coding sequence TATGAGCAACGTAGTTTCTTTAGATCAAGTTGTTGGAAGCGAATTAGATAGAATGCAATTTGAGCTTGTTAACTATGGTGAGATAAATCATGAGTTTGAAGTTTCCAAAATAATAGACAAGCATCTGGATTCCATTCCTTTGAGTGAAGATGATGAAAGTCTTACTGCTACACTTATACTTATGTGGATAACCTTTAAAGTCCCGCTTAAATCTGGTCACACTATTATGGAGGAATTCATTCAAGAGAAACAGAAGGAAAAATCAGTCCGCCCTTCTGTCCTAAAACAACTAGAGACATGGCTTGATACTAGCTCCAGTTTTTCCATTATTACAAATTTTATAGATGATGAATGGTTGGAGGTAGAAGACCTTTTTACAGCAGAAAAGATAAAGGTGCAAATTAAAAGGAAAGAATTTCAGTTAGAGGTTGGTGGGCTATTATTTGGCCACCTGCTTCCTTATGGCAGTTACTATTCCTATTGGGCATTTCCTCTAGATTTTCCGGCTAAAGAATCTAAAGAATTGCAAACCATTATAAAGAGTGAGCTTGAAAACAGTGAAATTACCGATGAGAAGCAATTCATGGATAAAAATTATCCTGATTACGTGAAGTCGTTCATCACAGGAGAAAACTTTTTTCCATATACAGAAATGGAAATAGAATGGGACGATCCTATATATGAAATGGTAGCGGACCTTTACGAAGAACAAGTGGAGGAACTTATAGATGATCCGGATGATCTCATTGAGTCTGCTAAACTTCTATGGAATGCTTATTGTCATAAAGCTCACCCGACAATCCGTAAACCAGAAGTCTTTGCAGCAGCGTTACATTATTTTATGGATGTGAATCTGCCTTCGTTCACCTATTTCACGCAAAAGGATGTAGCAGAAATGTATGGTGTAAGTGTTACCTCCGTTTCAAGGGCATATCGTCAATTGGAAGATGGTTTAAAGGAAGAATTAGAGATGATGGAAGGCTTCTTGGACGAAATGTTGGATATGGATGATGAAGACTTTCTCGATGAAATGTTTTTAGAAGATATGGATGAAGATGATGAGTTTGAGGAAGGTCCCTTCAATCGGATGGTGCTGGAAAAGACCATGCGTGAGGCTACAGAAGCGATCCAAGGACAGGATTTCGATTCGATAGATGAACTTAATAATTATGTGAACAATCTCATAAACCTGCCAAATCCTAGAGGAAATCGGGAGTTAACAGATCGAGACAAGGCAATGGATCTCGTTTATGAAGCTTTCGAGACAAATGGACCAAAACAAAAGAAACTAGCAAAAGAGGCATTGAAATTGGACTCGAACAACGCAGATGCTTATAACCTGCTAGGAGATGCGGAAACGAGCCCGTTTAAAGCTCTGGACTGGTACAAACAAGGTATGGAAGCAGGGGAAAGAGAGTTAGGTAAGGACTTTCTCGAAGACAAAGATAATCAAGGTATGTTCTGGGTTATTTTGGAAACAAGACCATACATGAGGGCGAAATATAATTATGCCCTGACACTAGCTGAGTTAGCTAAAACGGACGAGGCTGTTAAGCATTTTGAAGAACTACTAATACTCAACGAGAACGATAACCAAGGTGTCCGATACGTTCTCTTTATCATGTATGTCCAAAAAAGAGACTACCAAAAAGCAAAGAACTTACTAGATAGATTCCAGGAAGACTATACTGCGGATGGCGCGTACAATCTTGTTTTAATTGAGTACTTGATGAATGGTCTTTCTCCTAAATTGAACAAGCTCTTAGACAAAGCGAAAGAAGTAAATCCAAATGTCATCGATTATTTAGTTGGGAAAAAAAGACTTCCCCAAACAGTCCCAATGTCTTATCAACCTGGTGATTCGAAAGAAGCCGCATTCTATGCTCACCAGTCTCTTAACTTGTGGAAGCGGGAGAGAGAGCTTGTTGAATGGTTGAAAAGTTGA